In the genome of Pseudomonas sp. P5_109, one region contains:
- a CDS encoding EAL domain-containing protein, giving the protein MNQTRTLGTPRLLGIVWPFIAVVLFQALLGGVSLYVLSAVRGYVAGESLWSKGQKDAIYYLNLYADSGDEGIFHKYQNAISVPQGGHELRVALDKQPPDIEAARLAILKGGNHPDDVSSLIWLYLNFRHFSYLEKAIDLWTVGDAYLAKLDDVARDMHQHISASPASKADVQRWKEQIFAINDEVTPAAKAFSDALGEGSRVILRLLLLTNIATALGLIALALMRTHKLLKQRHAFADALELEKERAQITLQSIGDGVITTDVSGAIAYMNPAAEALTHWKAEQATGLPLAALFNLLDENAQTDGFTLIEHILSGQLSGGSEHSKLIQRLDGSTVSVTLVGAPIRNAGKVSGTVLVLHDMTQERQYIANLSWQATHDALTGLANRREFEYRLEQALHNLTRHSGRHALMFLDLDQFKLVNDTCGHAAGDELLRHICALLQSGLREGDTLARLGGDEFGILLENCALEAAEKIAESLRQTVQNLHFVWKGRPFVTTVSIGLVHVAQNPTTLEASLRAADMACYMAKEKGRNRVQVYHPDDSELSLRFGEMAWVQRLHMALEEDRFCLYAQEIAPLGHVDQDGGHIEILLRLHDEAGRMILPDSFIPAAERYGLMSSLDRWVVQNVFKVIAQCRAEQHRGPLAMCAINLSGTTIGDEAFLDFLREQFVTYSIPPEMICFEITETSAISNLGSAIRFINELKGLGCHFSLDDFCAGMSSFAYLKHLPVDFLKIDGSFVKDMLDDPINRAMVEVINHIGHVMGKRTIAEFVETPQIEQALLEIGVDYAQGYVIERPHLFTFDSLLSRPARPQPLLFKAPGTFR; this is encoded by the coding sequence ATGAATCAAACGCGGACTCTCGGAACGCCACGGTTGTTGGGCATCGTCTGGCCATTTATCGCCGTTGTGTTGTTTCAAGCCTTGTTGGGCGGCGTTAGCCTTTACGTGCTGTCGGCGGTTCGCGGCTATGTTGCCGGCGAAAGCCTGTGGTCCAAGGGCCAGAAAGACGCCATCTATTACCTCAATCTCTATGCCGACAGCGGCGACGAAGGGATTTTTCACAAGTACCAGAACGCCATTTCCGTGCCTCAGGGCGGTCATGAATTGCGTGTGGCGCTGGATAAGCAGCCGCCAGATATCGAAGCGGCGCGCCTGGCGATTCTCAAGGGTGGCAACCACCCGGACGACGTTTCCAGCCTGATCTGGCTGTACCTCAATTTTCGTCACTTCAGTTACCTGGAAAAAGCCATCGACCTCTGGACCGTGGGCGATGCCTATCTGGCCAAGCTCGATGACGTTGCCAGGGACATGCATCAGCACATCTCCGCCAGCCCGGCTTCGAAAGCGGATGTACAGCGCTGGAAAGAGCAGATTTTCGCGATCAACGATGAAGTGACGCCGGCTGCGAAAGCTTTCAGCGATGCTCTGGGGGAAGGCTCGAGGGTCATTCTTCGCCTGCTGCTGCTGACTAACATCGCCACGGCTCTCGGATTGATTGCGCTGGCTTTGATGCGCACCCATAAACTGCTCAAACAGCGCCATGCCTTCGCCGATGCGTTGGAACTTGAGAAAGAGCGGGCGCAGATCACCCTGCAATCGATTGGCGACGGCGTGATCACCACGGATGTTTCCGGTGCGATTGCCTACATGAATCCGGCGGCCGAAGCGTTGACCCACTGGAAGGCCGAGCAGGCGACGGGGTTGCCGCTGGCGGCGCTGTTCAACCTGCTGGATGAAAACGCCCAGACCGATGGTTTCACCCTGATCGAGCATATTCTCAGCGGCCAGCTCAGTGGCGGCAGTGAGCACTCCAAGTTGATTCAACGCCTGGATGGCAGCACGGTGTCGGTCACGCTGGTGGGCGCGCCAATCCGCAATGCCGGCAAGGTCAGCGGGACGGTGCTGGTGCTGCATGACATGACCCAGGAGCGGCAATACATCGCCAATCTGTCCTGGCAGGCGACCCACGACGCCTTGACCGGCCTTGCCAACCGCCGCGAATTCGAATATCGCCTGGAACAGGCGCTGCACAACCTGACTCGCCATTCGGGACGCCATGCCCTGATGTTCCTCGATCTGGACCAGTTCAAACTGGTCAACGATACCTGCGGCCATGCGGCGGGCGACGAACTGTTGCGGCATATCTGTGCCTTGTTGCAATCGGGGCTACGCGAAGGCGATACCCTGGCTCGTCTCGGCGGCGACGAGTTCGGCATCCTGCTGGAAAACTGCGCACTGGAAGCTGCGGAAAAAATCGCCGAGAGCCTGCGCCAGACTGTGCAGAATCTGCATTTTGTCTGGAAGGGCCGGCCGTTCGTGACCACTGTCAGTATCGGGCTGGTCCATGTCGCGCAGAATCCGACGACGCTCGAAGCCTCGCTGCGTGCTGCCGACATGGCGTGCTACATGGCCAAGGAAAAGGGCCGGAACCGGGTCCAGGTCTATCATCCCGACGACTCGGAGTTGTCCCTGCGCTTTGGCGAAATGGCCTGGGTGCAGCGTTTGCACATGGCCCTGGAGGAAGATCGCTTCTGCCTGTACGCCCAGGAAATTGCCCCCTTGGGCCATGTCGATCAGGACGGTGGGCACATTGAGATTTTACTGCGATTGCATGATGAAGCCGGGCGGATGATCTTGCCCGACAGTTTCATTCCGGCTGCCGAGCGTTATGGCCTGATGAGCTCGCTTGATCGTTGGGTTGTGCAGAACGTGTTCAAGGTCATTGCCCAATGCCGGGCCGAGCAGCACCGCGGGCCGCTGGCCATGTGTGCGATCAATCTGTCAGGCACGACGATCGGGGATGAAGCGTTCCTGGACTTCCTGCGCGAACAGTTTGTGACGTATTCGATTCCGCCTGAAATGATTTGTTTTGAAATTACTGAGACCAGTGCAATTTCAAATCTTGGCAGCGCCATTCGATTCATTAATGAACTCAAAGGCTTAGGCTGCCATTTTTCACTGGATGACTTTTGTGCCGGAATGTCCTCATTCGCGTACCTGAAACATTTGCCTGTAGACTTCCTGAAGATCGATGGGAGTTTCGTAAAGGATATGCTGGACGACCCGATTAACCGCGCCATGGTCGAAGTGATCAATCACATCGGTCATGTCATGGGTAAGCGCACGATTGCCGAGTTTGTCGAAACACCCCAGATCGAGCAGGCATTGCTGGAGATCGGGGTGGATTACGCTCAAGGGTATGTGATTGAACGCCCGCATCTGTTTACCTTTGATAGCCTGTTGAGTCGTCCCGCCAGGCCCCAGCCGCTGTTGTTCAAGGCCCCTGGTACGTTCCGTTGA
- a CDS encoding GGDEF domain-containing protein, translating into MKPPSQTNAIDFDSAKLQRLGFGQQPPLLERPVSLAQLRQQLSLQLQTSLEPQRILGTFYREIQRMVPLDALCYLHKSSDLRLEFGQRGHHSISYSLSHEGEHLGELIFRRNQRFSEQEQGNLESLLAALLFPMRNALLYRTATQNALRDPLTDTGNRIAMDQTLQREIELSRRHLQPLSVLMLDIDHFKQVNDSHGHSTGDDVLKAVAASIKNQLRNVDMVFRYGGEEFLILLSNTCREAAAMVGERLRFAAQSEEYLADGHTILLTVSLGCSTLLPGESADSLLRRADSALYVAKREGRNRLEMAG; encoded by the coding sequence ATGAAACCACCTTCCCAGACCAACGCAATTGATTTCGATAGCGCCAAATTGCAGCGCCTGGGCTTTGGTCAGCAGCCGCCCCTCCTGGAAAGGCCTGTCAGTCTTGCGCAATTGCGCCAGCAACTGAGCCTGCAGCTGCAAACCAGTCTGGAGCCGCAACGCATTCTTGGGACGTTCTATCGCGAGATTCAGCGAATGGTGCCGTTGGATGCCTTGTGCTACCTGCACAAGAGCAGCGATCTACGCCTGGAGTTCGGCCAGCGCGGTCACCATTCCATCAGTTACAGCCTCAGCCACGAAGGCGAGCACCTGGGTGAGTTGATTTTCCGCCGCAATCAGCGTTTCAGCGAACAGGAACAAGGCAATCTCGAATCACTGCTGGCCGCGCTGCTGTTCCCGATGCGCAACGCACTGCTTTACCGTACCGCCACCCAAAATGCACTGCGCGACCCACTGACGGACACCGGTAACCGCATCGCCATGGACCAGACGCTGCAGAGGGAAATCGAGCTGTCCCGGCGCCATCTGCAACCGTTATCGGTGCTGATGCTGGACATCGATCATTTCAAGCAAGTCAATGATTCCCATGGCCATAGCACCGGCGATGACGTGCTCAAGGCGGTTGCTGCCTCAATCAAAAACCAGCTGCGCAACGTCGACATGGTGTTCCGCTATGGCGGTGAAGAGTTCCTGATCCTGCTGTCGAATACCTGTCGCGAGGCCGCGGCCATGGTCGGTGAGCGGCTGCGTTTTGCAGCGCAGTCTGAAGAGTACTTGGCCGATGGTCATACGATTTTGCTGACGGTCAGCCTCGGCTGTTCGACCCTGTTACCCGGCGAGTCTGCCGACAGCCTGTTGCGACGTGCAGACAGCGCGTTGTATGTGGCCAAGCGCGAAGGTCGTAACCGGCTGGAGATGGCGGGCTGA
- a CDS encoding TenA family transcriptional regulator yields MEAASYPAWAQRLIQDCSESKRRVVEHELYQRMRDNKLSAKTMRQYLIGGWPVVEQFALYMAQNLTKTRFARHPGEDMARRWLMRNIRVELNHADYWVHWSRAHGVSLEDLQAQQVAPELHALSHWCWHTSSSDSLIVAIAATNYAIEGATGEWSAVVCANGTYAASFPEEDRKRAMKWLKMHAQYDDAHPWEALEIICTLAGTNPSKSLQVELRQAVCKSYDYMYLFLERCMQLEHAERAPVVRERMALAES; encoded by the coding sequence ATGGAAGCCGCAAGTTATCCTGCCTGGGCCCAGCGCCTGATCCAGGATTGCAGCGAGAGCAAGCGCCGGGTTGTCGAACACGAACTGTACCAACGTATGCGAGACAACAAACTCAGTGCGAAGACCATGCGCCAGTACCTGATCGGTGGCTGGCCAGTGGTCGAGCAGTTCGCGTTGTATATGGCACAAAACCTGACCAAGACCCGTTTTGCCCGTCACCCCGGCGAAGACATGGCCCGTCGCTGGCTGATGCGTAATATCCGTGTCGAATTGAACCACGCCGATTACTGGGTGCACTGGAGTCGCGCGCATGGTGTCAGCCTGGAGGACCTGCAGGCACAGCAGGTTGCACCGGAGCTTCACGCCTTGAGCCACTGGTGCTGGCACACCAGTTCCTCCGACTCGCTGATCGTTGCGATTGCCGCCACCAACTACGCCATCGAAGGGGCGACCGGGGAGTGGTCGGCTGTCGTTTGTGCCAATGGCACCTACGCCGCCTCGTTTCCCGAGGAAGATCGCAAGCGTGCGATGAAGTGGCTGAAGATGCATGCCCAGTACGACGATGCCCATCCCTGGGAAGCCCTGGAAATCATCTGCACATTGGCGGGCACCAACCCGAGCAAATCCCTGCAGGTGGAGTTGCGACAGGCTGTGTGCAAGAGCTACGACTACATGTACCTGTTTCTCGAGCGCTGCATGCAATTGGAGCACGCCGAGCGGGCGCCGGTCGTTCGTGAGCGGATGGCACTGGCCGAGAGCTAA